The genomic stretch AGGTAATACCAAGACTGGCTCCTCTGTTACAGCTGCCTTAAGGCATTCAAACGCCTTTTGACAATGCTCCGTCCAAACCcatggcttgttcttctttagaaaCTCAGTCAATGGTACGACCTTTGCTGAGTATCCACTGATGAACCATCGATAGTAGTTAACAAGGCcaaggaaggatctcaactcagttaCCTTTATGGGTGCCTCCCACTCCTAGATAGCATGTACCTTAGCCTCGTCTATGCGTAGCTCGCTattgctaatgacatggcccaagaagtgcacctttgattgtGCAAACTCGTACTTCTCTCTCTTGATGTATAGCTCGTTCTCCCgcaagacttggaaaaccttccttaagtgcTCCATGTGTTCCTCCAAGGTATTGTTGTAGATGACTATGTCATCTAGGTATACTACCATgaactgatcaaggtagggatgaAAAAGCTTGCtcataagggtgcaaaatgtggcCGACGCATTGGTTAAGCCGAATggcatcaccaaccactcaaGGGCTCCATATCTCGTTACACATGCTGTCGTTGGCTCATCACCTTCCGCAATGAGAACCTGGTAGTAGCCCTTTCgaagatccaccttggtaaagtacttggcttgccTAAGTCTATCGAACAAATCAGCAATGAGCGGGatcgggtacttattcttcactTTAACCTTATTAATTGCTCGGTAGTCTATGCACAGGCAcaacgatccatccttcttcttctggaaCAATACTGGTGCGCCGAAAGGTGCCTTTGATGGGCGAATGTAACCAGCATCCAGCAACTCTTTAAATTGTTTCTTGAGCTCCTCCAGCTCgggcggtgccatacgatatggggtaaatgcgggtggcttagcccctggctccaactcaatcttgtgatccacctATTGCCTTGGCGGTAAGTGCTTAACTAACTCCTCGGGAATATCTTTGTTCTCCTCAAGCAACTTCTCTATTCAAGGTGGCCCTGTCTCTTGAAAATTCTTGTCTTCCTCTAGACTTGCAATGGTTGCCACGAATGTCAGCTCCCCCTTCTTGATCCCCTTGACAACCTGCATAGCTGAGAGTTGTGCTTGGATCTGTCCGTGTGGCATAGTTACTGTAGGTACCATGCAAGCTCCTTCTCACTCCATAACCAAGAGACGTCGGAGGTAGGGGTCGATTaaagtatgacaatgtctaaagaactcttgccccagtatgatgtcaaagatatccatagcggttacggtaaagtttgtcatacctttccaagttcccaatttgacaccaactccatTAGCTACCCCACGAGCATTCTGTATCTCCGCATTCACGGTCTTGACGCGAGAGTTGGTTGGTACAAGCTTCAATTCTAGTCTCTTTGCGGCAGCCTCTGTCACAaaattatgagttgctccagtatccaccattgcacgagcaggcttgttgttgatggtgagatccaTGTATTGATTGCCATTCTCGGTAGGTTGGATAGCTTGCTTCGTAACAGCACCGCATAATCCGATCATACCCAACTGTGCAGTTCCCTGACTCTCTCCTTGTGACTACTCCCTCCGCTCACATACCATGGCACTGAGGCTCTTGAGGTCAGTACAATTCCTGAAGCCATGTGGCCCTCCGCATATATAGCATCCCTTCTTCTCGACCTGTGCCTTGTTCTCGGCGTAGCCCTGACAGCCACTCGACTTTTTGAAATCTTGAGTGTtggaatattgttgttgtatCCCATTGCCTTTGCCACGGTCTCCCCCACCTTTGACATTGCTAACCTTTGACTCTTTGCCATTGCCTTTGTCGTGCTTGTCATGCCTGAAATACATCAATGATTCAACCTCcactatggcttggtctatatcagtgacttgtcgacgttgcaactcctgcttagcccaattttgcaacccgtccatgaagtggaataacaagtcatcattggtcaggttggggatttgaagcataagggtagtgaactcCTTGACATACACCACTACAAAAAGGAACTTTAGCGACAATAAAAAATAGCATTGGCGGCAATAACAATAGCCGCTATATCATTTACCGGCAATTGATCTTTAGCCGGTGATGCCGGGGTCGGTAAAGCCTTTAGCGGCATTTCTGCCAAAAGCTGGTAAAAGGTATGATTTATTGCCGCTAAAACTCATATTCTTTAACGACAATTGTTTGCGGCAATTATTATGGCTGCTAAACTCATTCTAAAAACGACTAATAATGCTCCTTTAACGTCCATTTTTATAGCCACTAAATTCAAAATATTTGTCGCTAAAAGTCCATACCTTTAGCGGTAATTGTTTTGTGGCAATTAAATTGGCAACAATATCTCTTCTAAAAATATATTAGTATGCCCCTTTAGCGTCCATTTTAATGAATAGCAAAGTCAATTAAATTGCCACTAAAAATCATCTTTAATAGCAATATAATGGTACAATATCCCTGTATAAACGTCTTAATCCTGTTAAATTGGCACTAAAATTCACAAGCTATAACGGTAAGTTTAGCCACCATTAATAATAGCTACTACATTCGACCAAAAAATAATGCAAATAACAAAACATATTGATATTAATTCATAAAACTATAGTATATCTCGTTAAATTTTAACGAACAAAAAGAAGTACTAATCCAAAATATTAATATCACAAAACCAGAAAATATAACTCATATTGTTTGAAGTAAATAGCTAATGTCACTATATAACTAATCTTAACGAATAACAATCTTCAAAATAATCTCTTAAACTCTTCCTCATATTGAAATCTTCCCCCCGCTAAATTATGGAACATCAGACTGTTTGACCTGAAATTATAAAATAACTATGTCAATAGGAAGTAAATGTTGCCAAACACCAAATCTGATAATAGTTTGCGAGGTTATGAAACTAAAAGTCCATAACCAGAAAGGGACACAAACAAATATCTTTTAGTAAAGTAGGCCCACGAACCTTTCTTGGCTCCAAATTACCTAGAATAGAAGATTCAAAGGTCATCAAATGGCAAAAACTTATATGGTTAAATTTGTTCCCAAGAACCTCTGACCAGTGGCAATTTAGTGAGGGACAACCATGCTCGACCAAATGTTTCAAAGAAAAATCTGGTGGAGGAGCTTACAGGCAAACATGCTCACAGCTCTAATGTTTCAACACTGAGTGTGTGCATAAAATATAAGGAACTGTGGCATATTATGCTGCATTCTCAGTGTTCCAGTCCTATATGGAGCGTAAGGAACTCAGCTGTGATACAAAACAATCAAGCATGCAGGAAGAACAACAATTGTGGTGTCCAAGCTAGCCTACGCGCATCTTAACTATTACACCAAATTCTTGCTACCTCCCCCTAAAACAGGTAGTAGGTAACTCTATCCACCAAGGCGTAGGCAGATATAAAAAAATCACCTAGCGTTTTTGTCTCTACTAGGATTTGAACCTTGGTCTCTCATGGTTTTCACTCACTTCATCGACACTAGACCACGCCCTTGGGTGCTTCCGTTAACATTTCTTTAAGCTCAAGAAAAGAGAATATCAGTAGCCTGCCACAGAAAGTGGAAGTGTGCCATTGCTTAAGTTACACAAAATTCAGTTTCTACGAGAAAGGTGATCAGACACACTTATCCAGATGGCAGGAAGCCAAAAAGAGGGCAAGTCTGAGCAGCTCAAACAAAGAAACTGGTTTCAAACGACCATCATCTGAAGTAGTTATAATATCACAAGGAAGCACTGCTGCTGTTTCTTCAAGAAATGAAAAATATGTTGCACAAGGAAACAAAAAGGGGCAATGTTGGGGTAACTTACTTCAATGTTTAAGAGGGCATTCAGACCATCTGCTATAGATCCCAACAAGCATTCATCCTGAGCACAAGAAGCCATTCATAACATAAGCAATGTGTAGAATTAGTTCCAAATATAACATGATACAACTTAGAAGAAAAGCTAGGAAGAATATATTATAAGTGTGCTAGCTCGCGCATAAGCTGTTTTCTTCAGCAATACataaagcaacaacaacaacaacaacccagtataatcccacttagtggggtctggggagggtagtgtgtacgcaaaccttacccctaccctggggtagagaggttgtttccaaatagacccccggcatccttccctccaagaacttctcaccttgctcttggggagactcgaactcacaacctatTGGTTGggagtggaggttgcttaccatcagagcaacccctcttgtcactTGCAAAGATCAAACAAATACAAAGAAATGGCATCCAACATCCCAAGGACAATGGTCGAATGCAGCACAAACCTGTGATTTGATATTTGCATCCAGTACTTTAAGTCCAGACTCAAGAGGCCCAGCAATAAATATAAAGCTACTTGAGTCCAAGTTTAGTATCAAATGGATCTGGTTTTTCATCATGATTTCCAGGAATGTGAAGTAAGCTCCTGAAAGCTGTAGGATAAGACAATTGGAAGTAGTTATATTGTTAAAATGAAATGCAGAACAATGAGATAATTTACAGAGGGAAAAAGAATATATACCCCTCAAAATTCGTGTAAGAGGTATGTCCACTGCTGAGGACACAATCAGGGATAAAACCACTTTTAAAGTTAAACAGCTTAAGCAAATTAGCTCAATTTGACACCACTGCTCATTCGAAGAATGTTGAGGCTCTAATTTTTAAGAAGCAGCAACACCGCTGATTGAACAGATAAATTTTTGCCAGAATAACAATGAGAAGGTCCACTTTAAAAATAAGTGGTCAGTAGTTTAAAATATTTAACTCGATCATACCAATCAAAAGAAAATGTAAGCTATAGACAAAGAcacagaaaaaaatgaaaaaggaactgaaaagaaaaccaaaatgatCAACTTCTTCTCTGCATCTGCTCCCCACATACACAAGACTCAAAGACGGCTTAAATATACTCCAAGCAAACACTAAAGGCATACAAATGGTGCTCCAAACACATAAAGAACTACAAGTGGCTGCTACCAAATCCATATTTAAAGATGTATATCCTGATAAAATAAGTTTAATCAAGATACTTCTGCAGTTTTCATATGCTAGCATCATAGTCAGAACCAAATTGCCTAAATGGTAGTGCCAACATAATGTTCAATAGATAACAGGAGTTCCCACCAGGATGTTGACCTCTCAAATGTCTCAGTAGTCTATATATTTTCCCGTGTTGTAATTGTGTCACTTATAAGTATGTTTTCTTAGCTGAGCGAATGTAGACAACTCACAATAAACCATACATTACATCTGCAACAAGCACATAGAAACTATGGGCTCAAACTTGGTGCGTATGTGAATTGTGATGCTCCCATTCTTTGTTGGGAGTACACTCCAAAATAAGTAGAGTGCTGGCAACAAATTTTGATGTTTGTTGGGAAGTTTATATGTTCCAAAATCACATAAAATATCTTTGCTCAGAGCATAAAGCAGCAGAAGGTTTTATGTTCAGAAACAAAATCAGTCTGAACATACTATTTTGTTAACATCATATAGTAAGAGGAGTTAATTCTCATGTGATAAGCATCTAAGAAATAAAATAACCAGCgatatttttgaataaatcaGCTCTTAATATAATACCTTTCTATATGCGAGTATATCAGTCAAAGGAATAGATAGAGCCATCCTCATAGAAATGTCAAAAGCATCTGCTAGCGCTCTGTCCCCATAAATCTCAAACACCCCAAAGTTGACATAGTTACCAGCAATACATAAAGTGTATAAGGAAAAAGGACTAAGTTTGACAAACATATCCCATTCatagaaatagttaattaatcCAAGTGCTTTAAGTTGTCCAGAGAGTTAATTTGATGGTTTAGATCAAGTTCAGAGAGTCGATTCAGAAAGAAATTATCACATTGTTGTTAACTTGCAATTGTAATAGACTATCCAACTTTTTGGAGTTTGTTCAGACAGAGGATTTCGTAAAGAAAGGATCACATTGTTGTTTCAGGATCACATTGTCGTTTCAACTTGAATTGATCAATGGATTTATAGTCTTGGAAGTTGTTCACATAATGATTAGAACATTATCACTCAAAGAAGTGATAGGAAGAGTACATGAAACCAATCCCGTACCAGGTAGCATGGCGTTCCACAGATGAGAAACCTCATGTtcacatcatcatcatatatctTTATGGCAGGAAGACTATCGGAGTTGCTTTCTTCATCATCTTCAGGACCTGCCTCAGGCggagggacattgattttgggaGGATCACCAAGCAGGTGAGGACCATTTTGACTGTATTGACCACCAAGAAAAAAAACAAGGAAAATAATAGTGCAATTAAAATTTCCAATAAAAGCAAAAAGGGGATGAAATTTGACTAACCATTTTGACTGTATTGGGGGAATTGGAAGAGATTGAAGGGTTAAAGCTCAAGGCTCAAGAACGCGGTGTTCTGTCAATGTAGAGCTAAAGGAGCGACATATCCATTTGAAAATCCATCAAGAAGCTGCAAGATTAGGTATGCATAAATGATCAATGATAATGAAAGAGTTATGGAGcaacaaaaaagagaaaacaaattgGATATTAAGGGGAAGATTAAATTCAATGACtgcaaactaaatcaacaaattaaTGAAAGCACACTGAACATTCCATTTTTATACTTATTTTTACACTTAAACAAACACATGTAACCAGTATAAAATTTGAATATACAGAAATGTTTCAATGTGCTACTTGAATGTAAACTCCAAATGAGTAAGGGAAGAAGCTTCCAATCATCAACAATATGCCAAGAAGAAAACCTCTTGTCCTTTGTGTTAAGCTGGAGCTGACACTTGGAAATTTGTGAAAGTATGTGTCACTTTCATGTGACATCAATGCTAAGATGTCCTTTTGGCCATAGAAAGAAGGCCCATCTATTGGTTAGATTTACCAAAGTATACAAGGACATTTGTTGTAAAAAAGTACAAAAGCAGGGGAAAATGAGACTTGCAAAAAGTACTGTTAAGTCTTTCTTTCTCAGTTACCAGTACAATGAAGCGATGGGAATAAAGAA from Nicotiana sylvestris chromosome 12, ASM39365v2, whole genome shotgun sequence encodes the following:
- the LOC104249505 gene encoding uncharacterized protein isoform X2, giving the protein MRMALSIPLTDILAYRKLSGAYFTFLEIMMKNQIHLILNLDSSSFIFIAGPLESGLKVLDANIKSQDECLLGSIADGLNALLNIEVKQSDVP
- the LOC104249505 gene encoding uncharacterized protein isoform X1, with protein sequence MFVKLSPFSLYTLCIAGNYVNFGVFEIYGDRALADAFDISMRMALSIPLTDILAYRKLSGAYFTFLEIMMKNQIHLILNLDSSSFIFIAGPLESGLKVLDANIKSQDECLLGSIADGLNALLNIEVKQSDVP
- the LOC104249505 gene encoding uncharacterized protein isoform X3, giving the protein MRFLICGTPCYLLSGAYFTFLEIMMKNQIHLILNLDSSSFIFIAGPLESGLKVLDANIKSQDECLLGSIADGLNALLNIEVKQSDVP